AATAGTCTCCTTTTGGTTGGCGATGCTCTTCTTGTATGACAGCAACGTGCTGTTGGTTTTGTTAACAAGCTCAGGGATGCACTTTATACAGTCGTCCTTCACTTTGACCTCTCTCTTGAGAAGTTCTAACGACTTGTTTGCCTGTATCAATTGTATTTGCAGGTTGTTCACTTTGATCTCGGAGTTTTTCCTTacattcttcaattcttgcTTCACTTTAGCCAACTCTTTTGTCGTGTCCCTCTCGAATACTTTGTCAGCAAAATTCAGCTCGAGGTCCTCGTAGtacttttcataaaattcaTGGACCTCGTCCAATTTGGCATTCACCGTGTTCTGGATACTGTTGCAATCCTGAAGCTTAGCGCAGACTTCCTCCTTGAGATCAACAAGCACACTGCGTTCCTCGCAGTGTGCTTCTGCATCGCTCCTCGGAAACAGCGGTACAGATCTTCCCCTCTTTTCGGAGAAGCTCTTGCACGTTTTCCTCAATGCGTCGTTTTTGTCCATCATGCTCGTTATTTTCCCGTGTAAACCAGCCATCTGAATTTCATAGCCCATGATTTCGCTGGACAGGACGTTGGTGCTAGACACTAAAACAGCTTCATTCTCCTGATAGTGGCCAATCAACGATTGCAGGTCCTTGATCTTACTTTCCATCTCTGTTAACGAACGACTCTTCTGCACTCTAGAAGAAGTACCGGGGCCTTTCGTCACAGCcgcatcttcttcatccgTGCAAAACGGTGAGCTCAACTCTTGGTCACTACGGACCGCTGCACTGCAGACAATGGCATTCAAGATACCACGGTTCGCCGACATAAGCTCTTAATCTTGGCCTACtcgcctttttttttccaccatCGAACCTAACAGTCCTCCCAGTGTTTATTTCTTAGATAGAGATCTTTCCACTCGCGCGTTGCGTTGCGTCGCGTCTTGAAATGAGGGAAAAGGCGCTCTTACCGCCTTGGCTACCAACGCAACATTGGTTTACCGAAAGTCTTTCCCATAGCCCTGCGTCAAAGCCCGCCTCAATATCGGTTGTGGTGGTCTATGCCGCGTATGGCAGAGCACACACTGCCGGtcagaaaagaatgaagactgtttacagaaaaaaaaatgcac
This is a stretch of genomic DNA from Saccharomyces kudriavzevii IFO 1802 strain IFO1802 genome assembly, chromosome: 4. It encodes these proteins:
- the ASF2 gene encoding Asf2p (similar to Saccharomyces cerevisiae ASF2 (YDL197C); ancestral locus Anc_8.443), translating into MSANRGILNAIVCSAAVRSDQELSSPFCTDEEDAAVTKGPGTSSRVQKSRSLTEMESKIKDLQSLIGHYQENEAVLVSSTNVLSSEIMGYEIQMAGLHGKITSMMDKNDALRKTCKSFSEKRGRSVPLFPRSDAEAHCEERSVLVDLKEEVCAKLQDCNSIQNTVNAKLDEVHEFYEKYYEDLELNFADKVFERDTTKELAKVKQELKNVRKNSEIKVNNLQIQLIQANKSLELLKREVKVKDDCIKCIPELVNKTNSTLLSYKKSIANQKETIEALQTELSQQTEAQRLVEMQLQAQTPTNVTLVDPFDDNDPKELLATQEKQLQELRLQKKVSDEKSRTAHLHLEKQNSTISLLQSYITSLVQRLPPSQYQPHPNPLPMRRKSQKYRSGKSSRLAPTTAVTPRSVLLSPQHARHNNTTTIGNPQLLLMAVPNEHSQPAQDTMVLAPKLHLDHIPRPPPHFSKQRLPPRILDLNSSTLKTLPEAPQSTHTDLQQLTHDDQLSSKDKSQEKTERDDLRD